AATCAGAATTTCAGATTTCTGGAAAACTCATTACTAATGTATGGAGCACCTCAGGTGGATGGCGTTTTGGCTGACCTTGGAGTTTCATCTCATCAGTTTGATGAGGCAGACAGAGGTTTCTCTACAAGAAGCAACGCTCCTTTGGATATGAGAATGAATGTGATGCAGAGCCTTGATGCCAAAAGAGTGATTAATGAATATGGAGAGGAAGAGCTTGCAGATATCTTTTATCACTACGGAGAATTAAGGGAAGCAAGAAAATTGGCAAGAGAAATTGCTCATCATAGAAAAACAAAAACTATAGAAACCACAGAGGATTTAAAAAAGCTTTTTAGCTATATTCCTCCTCACAAGGTTAATAAATTCTATGCTCAGCTTTTTCAGGCGGTAAGAATAGAAGTAAACCAGGAGCTTGAAGTGTTAAAGGAAATGCTTCTTCAGGCTTACAATGTTTTAAAACCTGAAGGAAGATTGGTAGTAATTTCTTATCATTCCTTAGAGGACCGATTGGTAAAAAGATTCCTGAAAAACGGAATGTTTGAGGGAGAGCCGACAAGAGATATCTACGGAAATTATAAAAAGGCATTTGAATTGATAAAGAGTAAAGCGATTATCCCCGATGATAAGGAAATTGAAGAAAACTCAAGAGCAAGAAGTGCAAAAATGAGAACCGGAATAAAATTATAAAGCAACAGTGAATTCACTGCAAAGCAAATTGAAATAAAATTGGCAAAAAGAACAACAAATCGCCCACAGAAGAGACTCACTTTTATAGACATTATAAAAGGAAACTTTCTGAATCGTGATGAGATCAAAATACATTACAGGTATTTTCTCTTGTTGTTTATCTTGATGATGGCCATGATTTATAGTAATCACCTCGTCAACAAGAAAATTAGAATTGTAAACGCCTTAAAGGAAGAAACAGAAGAATATAAATCGAGAAACGCTTACGCTCAAAGTAAGCTGATCAAGGTAAAAATGGAATCAGAGCTGGGGAAAGAGGTTGCCCGGGACTCATTAATGACCCTGGAAAACCATCCTCATAAATTGCTAATAAAACTGGACAGTACAGATGCAAAAGCAAAATGAATACGACAAT
This genomic interval from Chryseobacterium joostei contains the following:
- the rsmH gene encoding 16S rRNA (cytosine(1402)-N(4))-methyltransferase RsmH; amino-acid sequence: MYHNPVLLKQSVDDLVTNPDGIYVDCTFGGGGHSREILSRLSDKGRLFSFDQDLDALKNTIDDPRFTLVNQNFRFLENSLLMYGAPQVDGVLADLGVSSHQFDEADRGFSTRSNAPLDMRMNVMQSLDAKRVINEYGEEELADIFYHYGELREARKLAREIAHHRKTKTIETTEDLKKLFSYIPPHKVNKFYAQLFQAVRIEVNQELEVLKEMLLQAYNVLKPEGRLVVISYHSLEDRLVKRFLKNGMFEGEPTRDIYGNYKKAFELIKSKAIIPDDKEIEENSRARSAKMRTGIKL
- a CDS encoding FtsL-like putative cell division protein, which codes for MAKRTTNRPQKRLTFIDIIKGNFLNRDEIKIHYRYFLLLFILMMAMIYSNHLVNKKIRIVNALKEETEEYKSRNAYAQSKLIKVKMESELGKEVARDSLMTLENHPHKLLIKLDSTDAKAK